Genomic window (Pirellulaceae bacterium):
ATTAGATAGTGCCGTATAGCGACGCTCGGGGTGTTTCCTAACCAATCTGTCACGACTTGGACGGGGTAGCGCTCGACCAGCTCCGTTTCCCGACTTGCCCGCAGGTTGTGGAACAAACGGGGCCAAGGATCTAGACCGGCGCGTCTCACGATCTTCTGGAACGTCGTCCGCAGATTAGCATTCTTCCAGCCCGCCTTGCCCATCGCCGCTTGGCGAAACCTGGCGTCCACGACGTATTCAGCCCCATCCGGGGCGAAATCGAATGCTTCGATTAGGTAGGGACGCAACTCTGCAAATAACGGAATCGTACGATGCGCCTTGCCCGCATGATGCTCTGTCTTCGGGGATTGAACAATGATCCGGCCATTTCCCCAATCCACGTCCTGCCACCGAACCGATAGCGTTTCGCTGGGCGTCCGCAGGCCACCGTAACGCGCTAGGGCAACAATTGTTCGCCAGTAATGATCGGGGCAGGCCTTTAGCACGTGGTCGATTTCTACCGGCGTGACAGATCGCTGTCGATCCTTGACTCTCGTCGCTGGCGGAATAACGC
Coding sequences:
- a CDS encoding site-specific integrase, translated to MRVSRERTKQTSGVIPPATRVKDRQRSVTPVEIDHVLKACPDHYWRTIVALARYGGLRTPSETLSVRWQDVDWGNGRIIVQSPKTEHHAGKAHRTIPLFAELRPYLIEAFDFAPDGAEYVVDARFRQAAMGKAGWKNANLRTTFQKIVRRAGLDPWPRLFHNLRASRETELVERYPVQVVTDWLGNTPSVAIRHYLMTTNEHFAAAVRGETKAAQNAAQQVHALGRIEPQNQTTAHKKTSIAGVCG